The Candoia aspera isolate rCanAsp1 chromosome 6, rCanAsp1.hap2, whole genome shotgun sequence genome has a segment encoding these proteins:
- the CCDC50 gene encoding coiled-coil domain-containing protein 50 isoform X1, whose product MAEVGIDQSKLPGVKEVCRDFAVLEDHTLAHSLQEQEIEHHLATNVQRNRLVQHDLQMAKQLQEEENRKARACLQEQHKDIERQDCEIAQEIQVKLVIEAEQRRQQEEDDEDIARILQQKELREEKRRKKPPPVPLQQSASEEGCYPESRDRLCRSPREPGPDLPKPGSTDGQPQQTREPWRGPPLVSEGLDLEVWGSSSETRKTKEGRRKDREKWQERRPGRHERPPRKGPADAKEEEEEDKIEPTDRGCSCPTSSQESAQGPFPLAVDAEAPRAGRGSRDRKRPQSRERPQRMPPPLMDQEEERTHAHHSNGPRGRGERGPSPTASGRERRAERPYGKSGSPNPDRHRLPSHEDHRSPRPRSRYAEHDSEAARWRHLAREDGEREPEGAWASPTSRHREGWDGEASRPRNPGMKSRGAKEDAYARPRPAAARDPECYDAEIAWKLQEEELLASQVDKRAAQVAQDEEIARLLMAEEKKAYKKAREREKKRQDQDWRDPPESVCSRSREGYEPHRGRSEKPTRAAPPLTNKDLDHPSSLRDQHNLAHQISKSESGHKGYHYKQ is encoded by the exons ATGGCCGAGGTGGGCATCGACCAGTCCAAGCTGCCCGGCGTCAAGGAAG TGTGCCGAGATTTTGCTGTCCTGGAGGATCATACGTTGGCCCACAGCCTGCAGGAGCAAGAAA ttgaGCACCACTTAGCCACCAACGTCCAGCGCAACCGCCTGGTCCAGCATGACTTGCAGATGGCCAAGCAGTTGCAAGAGGAAGAAAACCGCAAGGCACGTGCTTGCCTCCAGGAGCAGCACAAGGACAT AGAGCGGCAAGACTGCGAGATCGCGCAAGAAATCCAAGTCAAGCTGGTCATCGAAGCCGAACAGCGACGGCAGCAGGAAGAGGACGACGAG GACATCGCGCGGATTCTGCAACAGAAGGAACTCcgagaggagaagaggaggaagaaaccgCCGCCAGTCCCCTTGCAACAGAGCGCTTCAGAAGAAGGCTGCTACCCGGAGAGTAGAG ACCGCTTGTGCAGGAGTCCCCGGGAGCCGGGGCCTGACCTTCCCAAACCTGGGAGCACGGATGGGCAGCCCCAGCAAACAAGGGAGCCCTGGAGGGGCCCCCCGCTGGTCTCAGAGGGTCTTGACTTGGAGGTTTGGGGGAGTTCCTCAGAAACGAGGAAGACCAAGGAGGGCCGGAGGAAGGACAGAGAGAAATGGCAGGAGAGGAGGCCGGGCAGACACGAAAGACCGCCTCGGAAGGGTCCTGCGGAcgcgaaggaggaggaggaggaggacaaaatCGAACCCACCGACAGAGGCTGCAGCTGCCCGACCAGCAGCCAGGAAAGTGCTCAGGGGCCGTTTCCGCTGGCCGTGGATGCAGAAGCCCCTCGGGCCGGCAGAGGTAGCAGGGACCGGAAGAGGCCCCAGAGCCGCGAGAGGCCCCAGAGGATGCCCCCTCCTCTTATGGACCAGGAAGAGGAACGGACACACGCTCATCACAGCAACGGGCCCCGTGGGCGCGGGGAAAGGGGGCCGAGCCCCACTGCCAGCGGGAGAGAGAGGCGAGCAGAACGGCCATACGGCAAAAGCGGTTCCCCAAATCCGGACCGCCACCGGCTCCCGTCCCACGAGGATCACCGTTCCCCAAGGCCCCGTTCCCGTTATGCCGAGCACGACTCGGAAGCTGCCCGCTGGCGCCACCTCGCGAGGGAGGATGGAGAAAGAGAGCCCGAGGGGGCATGGGCCTCCCCCACCTCCCGCCACAGGGAGGGCTGGGACGGGGAGGCAAGCCGCCCCCGGAATCCAG GGATGAAATCTCGGGGGGCAAAAGAAGACGCCTACGCCAGACCCCGGCCAGCAGCCGCCCGGGACCCCGAGTGCTACGACGCCGAGATTGCCTGGAAGTTGCAGGAGGAGGAACTCCTG GCCAGCCAGGTGGACAAGAGGGCCGCACAAGTTGCTCAGGATGAG GAAATAGCTCGCCTTCTGATGGCGGAGGAGAAGAAAGCTTACAAGAAAGCAAGGGAGCGAGAGAAGAAGAGGCAGGATCAAGACTGGAGG GACCCGCCCGAGTCTGTGTGCTCACGGTCAAGGGAAGGATACGAACCTCACCGCGGCAGGAGCGAGAAACCCACACG AGCTGCTCCACCTCTAACCAACAAGGACCTGGATCATCCTTCTAGTCTTAGAGATCAGCATAACTTGGCACATCAGATATCCAAATCAGAGTCAGGTCATAAAG gttACCACTATAAGcagtag
- the CCDC50 gene encoding coiled-coil domain-containing protein 50 isoform X2, whose translation MAKQLQEEENRKARACLQEQHKDIERQDCEIAQEIQVKLVIEAEQRRQQEEDDEDIARILQQKELREEKRRKKPPPVPLQQSASEEGCYPESRDRLCRSPREPGPDLPKPGSTDGQPQQTREPWRGPPLVSEGLDLEVWGSSSETRKTKEGRRKDREKWQERRPGRHERPPRKGPADAKEEEEEDKIEPTDRGCSCPTSSQESAQGPFPLAVDAEAPRAGRGSRDRKRPQSRERPQRMPPPLMDQEEERTHAHHSNGPRGRGERGPSPTASGRERRAERPYGKSGSPNPDRHRLPSHEDHRSPRPRSRYAEHDSEAARWRHLAREDGEREPEGAWASPTSRHREGWDGEASRPRNPGMKSRGAKEDAYARPRPAAARDPECYDAEIAWKLQEEELLASQVDKRAAQVAQDEEIARLLMAEEKKAYKKAREREKKRQDQDWRDPPESVCSRSREGYEPHRGRSEKPTRAAPPLTNKDLDHPSSLRDQHNLAHQISKSESGHKGYHYKQ comes from the exons ATGGCCAAGCAGTTGCAAGAGGAAGAAAACCGCAAGGCACGTGCTTGCCTCCAGGAGCAGCACAAGGACAT AGAGCGGCAAGACTGCGAGATCGCGCAAGAAATCCAAGTCAAGCTGGTCATCGAAGCCGAACAGCGACGGCAGCAGGAAGAGGACGACGAG GACATCGCGCGGATTCTGCAACAGAAGGAACTCcgagaggagaagaggaggaagaaaccgCCGCCAGTCCCCTTGCAACAGAGCGCTTCAGAAGAAGGCTGCTACCCGGAGAGTAGAG ACCGCTTGTGCAGGAGTCCCCGGGAGCCGGGGCCTGACCTTCCCAAACCTGGGAGCACGGATGGGCAGCCCCAGCAAACAAGGGAGCCCTGGAGGGGCCCCCCGCTGGTCTCAGAGGGTCTTGACTTGGAGGTTTGGGGGAGTTCCTCAGAAACGAGGAAGACCAAGGAGGGCCGGAGGAAGGACAGAGAGAAATGGCAGGAGAGGAGGCCGGGCAGACACGAAAGACCGCCTCGGAAGGGTCCTGCGGAcgcgaaggaggaggaggaggaggacaaaatCGAACCCACCGACAGAGGCTGCAGCTGCCCGACCAGCAGCCAGGAAAGTGCTCAGGGGCCGTTTCCGCTGGCCGTGGATGCAGAAGCCCCTCGGGCCGGCAGAGGTAGCAGGGACCGGAAGAGGCCCCAGAGCCGCGAGAGGCCCCAGAGGATGCCCCCTCCTCTTATGGACCAGGAAGAGGAACGGACACACGCTCATCACAGCAACGGGCCCCGTGGGCGCGGGGAAAGGGGGCCGAGCCCCACTGCCAGCGGGAGAGAGAGGCGAGCAGAACGGCCATACGGCAAAAGCGGTTCCCCAAATCCGGACCGCCACCGGCTCCCGTCCCACGAGGATCACCGTTCCCCAAGGCCCCGTTCCCGTTATGCCGAGCACGACTCGGAAGCTGCCCGCTGGCGCCACCTCGCGAGGGAGGATGGAGAAAGAGAGCCCGAGGGGGCATGGGCCTCCCCCACCTCCCGCCACAGGGAGGGCTGGGACGGGGAGGCAAGCCGCCCCCGGAATCCAG GGATGAAATCTCGGGGGGCAAAAGAAGACGCCTACGCCAGACCCCGGCCAGCAGCCGCCCGGGACCCCGAGTGCTACGACGCCGAGATTGCCTGGAAGTTGCAGGAGGAGGAACTCCTG GCCAGCCAGGTGGACAAGAGGGCCGCACAAGTTGCTCAGGATGAG GAAATAGCTCGCCTTCTGATGGCGGAGGAGAAGAAAGCTTACAAGAAAGCAAGGGAGCGAGAGAAGAAGAGGCAGGATCAAGACTGGAGG GACCCGCCCGAGTCTGTGTGCTCACGGTCAAGGGAAGGATACGAACCTCACCGCGGCAGGAGCGAGAAACCCACACG AGCTGCTCCACCTCTAACCAACAAGGACCTGGATCATCCTTCTAGTCTTAGAGATCAGCATAACTTGGCACATCAGATATCCAAATCAGAGTCAGGTCATAAAG gttACCACTATAAGcagtag